A single region of the Microbulbifer sp. MKSA007 genome encodes:
- a CDS encoding SUMF1/EgtB/PvdO family nonheme iron enzyme, with the protein MKLMRPNAVFTMGSSRREQGRRANEVMRQVSLNRPFYIGTTEVTNREYRRFKRLHTSSHVNGVSLDNDNLPVVNVSWVEAVLFCNWLSEKDGLTPVYLTEAGRVVGFDGAANGYRLPTEAEWAWVARYDQGTMKKFPWGNELPIKSNSGNYADTTATKLVPAVLRTYSDRYAATSPVGSYSPNAFGIYDLGGNVSEWIHDLYTIGTGLSRRIEENPVGPEDGDFHVIRGSSWRHSGLTELRLSYRDYGESARNDIGFRLARWVN; encoded by the coding sequence ATGAAACTCATGCGCCCCAACGCCGTATTTACCATGGGATCATCCCGGCGAGAACAGGGGCGGCGGGCAAACGAGGTTATGCGTCAGGTATCTCTAAATCGGCCTTTCTATATTGGCACCACTGAAGTTACCAACCGGGAATATCGGCGTTTCAAGCGCCTGCATACCTCAAGCCATGTCAATGGTGTCAGTCTCGACAATGACAATCTGCCAGTTGTAAATGTCAGTTGGGTAGAGGCAGTACTATTTTGCAACTGGCTCAGTGAAAAAGACGGTCTCACACCGGTCTATTTGACGGAAGCCGGGCGTGTTGTCGGCTTTGATGGCGCAGCCAACGGTTATCGTTTACCGACTGAAGCCGAATGGGCCTGGGTCGCACGATACGATCAGGGCACCATGAAAAAATTCCCTTGGGGAAATGAGCTACCAATAAAGAGCAATTCCGGAAACTACGCAGATACTACTGCCACAAAACTAGTTCCTGCAGTCCTTCGCACCTACAGTGATCGTTACGCAGCTACCTCACCGGTAGGTAGCTACAGTCCTAATGCTTTTGGTATTTATGACTTAGGTGGAAATGTCTCTGAATGGATTCACGATCTATACACGATAGGGACCGGGTTATCCCGACGTATCGAAGAAAACCCTGTCGGTCCAGAGGATGGGGACTTCCATGTAATCCGCGGTTCCAGTTGGCGTCATTCGGGGTTGACTGAGTTACGCCTCTCCTACCGTGATTACGGAGAATCCGCTCGTAATGATATTGGCTTTCGCCTTGCCCGCTGGGTGAATTAG
- a CDS encoding Yip1 family protein has translation MLTHMLGLMLQPRRQWQLIGSLSERNLRRQVPYVIVLALLPAAAWYFGTTQVGWTIGTGAPVRITGQSALELVAVFYCTMVLAVTAIGYFIHWMAKTYGAETHPLKGVVVAGFTATPIFIVGIAGIYPVLWLDILLATLAVAYAVYLLYLGIPIVMGVSEERGFLFASAIITVSLVMAVIVMVATVLFWSYVSAPVFYSS, from the coding sequence ATGTTGACCCATATGCTTGGCCTTATGCTGCAACCACGTAGACAGTGGCAGCTTATTGGCAGTCTCTCTGAACGTAATCTGCGTAGACAGGTTCCTTATGTCATCGTTCTGGCATTACTTCCTGCAGCTGCTTGGTATTTTGGCACGACACAAGTTGGCTGGACGATTGGCACTGGTGCCCCGGTGAGAATTACGGGACAAAGTGCTTTGGAATTGGTCGCCGTATTTTATTGCACAATGGTTTTGGCTGTTACTGCTATTGGTTATTTTATCCATTGGATGGCCAAGACTTACGGAGCTGAAACTCACCCCCTTAAAGGCGTTGTTGTAGCGGGTTTCACTGCCACGCCTATTTTTATTGTGGGTATTGCAGGGATTTACCCTGTGTTGTGGCTGGACATACTGCTCGCAACTCTGGCGGTTGCTTACGCCGTCTATCTGCTTTATTTGGGAATTCCTATTGTGATGGGTGTTTCTGAAGAGCGTGGCTTCCTTTTTGCCAGTGCAATTATTACGGTGTCACTCGTCATGGCAGTCATTGTTATGGTTGCTACAGTTCTATTCTGGAGCTATGTATCCGCACCGGTCTTTTACTCCTCTTGA
- a CDS encoding long-chain fatty acid--CoA ligase, whose amino-acid sequence MNGMMMQSQLILTGIMKHALSNSPDSEIVSVTLDNPDFRYSYQQAFERVSQLANALQKLGANDGDRIGTLAWNDHRHFELYYATSCSGLVCHTINPRLFPEQISYIIEHATDRWLFIDPLFMPLIESLAEYLDSIEGIIVLTDKAHMPATSLSNVYCYETLIAAEPTEFQWPELEEESAAALCYTSGTTGNPKGVLYSHRSLMLHTYGVLMPDVFAIRRDEAILPVVPMFHVNAWSIPYAAPAVGAKLVLPGPQMGCGETLSQLIQKEAVTIAAGVPTVWLALLKYLRESEETLPSLNRVVVGGSACPWSIMEEFEQKHGVYTHHAWGMTEMSPLGTYNARIPENLSKDEAQALRLKQGRAGFGVEMRIVDPEGNTLAQDGLAFGALQVRGPWVCERYYQSKESALTEDGWFDTGDVATIDADGYLTITDRTKDVIKSGGEWISSIELENFAMTQAGVAEAAVIGVAHEKWAERPLLIIVPAEGKTLKTEEILASFKGHFANWWIPDDCVIAKEIPHTATGKVSKKDLREIYADYLWSHEATV is encoded by the coding sequence ATGAATGGCATGATGATGCAATCCCAGCTCATCCTCACCGGTATTATGAAGCATGCTCTAAGCAACTCACCGGATAGTGAGATTGTTTCAGTTACCTTGGATAACCCCGATTTTCGTTATAGCTATCAACAAGCTTTTGAGCGAGTCTCGCAATTGGCAAATGCACTACAAAAGCTTGGAGCCAATGATGGAGATCGAATTGGTACTCTTGCCTGGAACGATCACCGGCATTTTGAACTCTACTACGCAACTTCTTGCAGCGGGCTCGTTTGCCATACCATTAACCCCCGGCTTTTCCCTGAGCAAATATCTTACATTATTGAGCATGCCACAGATCGATGGCTGTTTATTGATCCACTATTTATGCCCCTAATCGAATCTCTGGCAGAATATCTAGATTCGATTGAAGGCATCATTGTGCTAACTGATAAAGCACATATGCCCGCCACAAGCCTGAGCAATGTTTACTGCTATGAAACATTGATTGCAGCAGAGCCCACTGAGTTTCAATGGCCTGAATTAGAGGAAGAGAGTGCAGCAGCACTCTGTTATACATCAGGCACAACAGGCAATCCCAAAGGGGTGCTTTATTCCCATCGCTCTCTGATGCTGCATACCTACGGCGTATTGATGCCAGATGTCTTTGCGATTAGAAGGGACGAAGCCATATTGCCTGTTGTTCCCATGTTTCACGTCAACGCCTGGTCAATACCCTATGCGGCACCGGCTGTTGGAGCAAAACTCGTGTTACCTGGCCCCCAAATGGGGTGTGGAGAAACGCTCAGTCAATTAATTCAAAAGGAAGCCGTTACTATCGCTGCCGGCGTTCCAACCGTTTGGCTCGCCCTGCTCAAGTACCTGCGGGAAAGTGAAGAGACCCTACCCAGCTTGAATCGAGTAGTCGTGGGTGGATCGGCTTGCCCCTGGAGTATTATGGAGGAATTCGAGCAAAAGCATGGGGTATACACCCATCACGCCTGGGGCATGACTGAAATGAGCCCACTGGGAACCTACAATGCCCGCATACCTGAGAACCTCTCTAAAGACGAAGCACAGGCCCTCAGGCTCAAGCAGGGCCGAGCGGGCTTTGGGGTCGAGATGCGTATTGTAGACCCCGAGGGAAATACCTTGGCACAAGACGGGCTGGCTTTTGGAGCCCTTCAAGTGCGTGGTCCCTGGGTCTGTGAGCGCTACTACCAATCCAAAGAGTCAGCACTTACCGAAGACGGCTGGTTTGATACTGGTGACGTTGCCACGATCGATGCTGACGGCTACCTGACAATCACTGATCGCACTAAGGATGTTATCAAGTCCGGCGGCGAGTGGATTTCCTCTATTGAGCTGGAGAATTTTGCTATGACACAGGCGGGAGTAGCCGAAGCCGCTGTTATTGGGGTTGCCCATGAAAAGTGGGCTGAGCGGCCTCTCCTGATCATTGTTCCCGCTGAAGGCAAAACACTAAAAACTGAGGAGATTCTGGCATCCTTTAAAGGGCATTTTGCCAACTGGTGGATTCCCGATGACTGTGTCATTGCCAAGGAAATCCCCCATACGGCTACAGGCAAAGTCAGCAAAAAAGACCTTCGGGAAATCTATGCCGACTATCTATGGTCTCACGAAGCCACTGTGTGA
- a CDS encoding M48 family metalloprotease codes for MKFIERVFASAILILSAGCAFNPATNKPDLVLMSEDKEISIGKEMHEKLIESTPIYKDPVLTAYVNHVGQKVAAASDRPDIKYQFTIIDSQDINAFALPGGYIYINRGLLTYLHSEAEMAAVLAHEIGHITARHAVRQKTAATGASVVSVLSVLVTGSGVVGDVANLYSTAAVKGYGREMELEADRFGAQYMFNAGYDPQAMINVIGLLKDQETFARRRARIEGKKPQTYHGVFASHPRNDLRLQEVVNAAGQLPEDNKETKVEYYREKTDGLVYGQNTQQSTKNRYNHKRLGFSLLFPDGWLVENQRSAIVGSAPDKSAQITITVTQRDGNQPADMALRSEFDLRQLEKGEKLNQYRLEGHTGKIPPLEKEDADPDRIAVIFYGSRQFVLQGKVTNDEDSDPEAIDKYDNLFLTSIRSFRPLRQTDIVEEKDIKRLRYVQANEKTTFASLAKHMEIGEYAEEQLRLLNGYYPRGEPKPGEWIKIVQ; via the coding sequence ATGAAATTTATCGAGCGTGTTTTTGCCAGCGCTATCCTAATACTCAGTGCAGGCTGTGCATTTAACCCTGCCACCAATAAGCCTGACCTTGTTCTAATGTCAGAGGACAAGGAGATCTCCATTGGTAAAGAGATGCATGAGAAGCTAATAGAGAGCACTCCGATCTATAAAGACCCAGTCCTAACCGCTTATGTTAATCATGTCGGGCAAAAAGTTGCCGCCGCCAGCGACAGACCGGATATCAAGTACCAATTTACGATCATCGACAGCCAGGATATCAACGCATTTGCCCTTCCCGGTGGGTATATCTACATCAACCGAGGCCTTCTAACTTACCTGCACTCTGAAGCTGAAATGGCGGCTGTACTAGCTCACGAGATTGGCCATATCACCGCCCGCCATGCGGTAAGGCAAAAAACAGCTGCGACCGGAGCCAGCGTTGTATCAGTATTGTCAGTTTTGGTTACCGGTAGTGGTGTAGTCGGAGATGTTGCAAATTTATATAGCACCGCTGCTGTGAAGGGCTACGGCCGTGAGATGGAACTGGAAGCGGATCGCTTCGGCGCCCAGTATATGTTCAACGCTGGTTATGATCCCCAGGCCATGATCAATGTTATTGGGCTATTAAAGGATCAGGAGACATTTGCCCGGCGCCGTGCCCGTATTGAGGGCAAGAAACCGCAAACTTACCATGGTGTTTTTGCATCTCACCCGAGAAATGACCTTCGCCTACAGGAAGTTGTAAACGCTGCGGGCCAGCTTCCCGAAGATAACAAAGAAACCAAAGTAGAATACTATCGGGAAAAAACAGATGGCCTTGTATATGGACAAAACACACAGCAGTCCACTAAAAATCGCTACAATCACAAGCGGCTGGGTTTCTCCCTTCTATTTCCCGATGGCTGGTTGGTAGAAAATCAACGTTCAGCCATTGTCGGCTCTGCACCTGATAAAAGTGCACAAATTACCATTACAGTGACCCAACGTGATGGCAACCAGCCCGCTGATATGGCTCTGCGTTCAGAGTTCGATCTACGACAACTGGAAAAAGGGGAGAAACTCAATCAATATCGACTTGAAGGCCATACCGGAAAAATTCCACCGCTTGAAAAAGAGGATGCAGATCCAGACAGAATTGCGGTAATTTTTTATGGTAGCAGACAATTTGTACTGCAGGGGAAAGTCACAAATGATGAAGACTCAGATCCAGAAGCTATTGATAAATATGACAATTTATTCCTGACCAGCATTAGAAGCTTCAGGCCGCTACGACAAACTGACATTGTAGAAGAGAAGGACATCAAACGCTTGCGCTACGTCCAGGCCAATGAAAAAACTACTTTTGCCTCCCTGGCAAAACATATGGAAATCGGCGAATATGCAGAGGAGCAATTACGCCTCTTAAATGGTTATTATCCCCGAGGAGAACCCAAGCCCGGAGAATGGATAAAGATCGTTCAATAA
- the ilvE gene encoding branched-chain-amino-acid transaminase, whose amino-acid sequence MNAARMAYSAKRLCMPPVPESLFLDGVRVVTAYCAGLLPSNSGESLYLRPFLMGTQPDLTVSASNAYEFYVIASPSEAYHSGNMRLWVEREDARAAVGGTGDAKVGGNYASSLLSIGRLKERGYDQSLWLSPSNRQSIDELSGMNFFAVIDGAIYTPALNGSILEGITRYSLIQLAEGLGYKVVERAIPIDELLEQVASGDCSEAFACGTAAIISPISVIGDGDKEYELADAPGPVAERLRQALLDIQEGRSEDAYGWMHSVEPVV is encoded by the coding sequence ATGAATGCTGCACGAATGGCATATTCAGCGAAGCGCTTATGTATGCCTCCGGTTCCTGAGTCCCTGTTCCTGGATGGCGTTCGTGTTGTGACTGCTTACTGCGCTGGCCTGCTCCCGAGCAACAGCGGTGAGTCCCTGTACCTGCGTCCTTTCCTAATGGGAACCCAGCCGGACCTAACGGTTTCAGCCAGTAATGCCTATGAATTTTATGTAATAGCTAGTCCCTCGGAAGCCTACCATTCCGGCAATATGCGTTTGTGGGTTGAGAGAGAAGATGCTCGAGCTGCAGTAGGGGGAACTGGGGATGCTAAAGTTGGCGGAAATTATGCCAGTTCTCTACTTAGTATCGGCCGCCTTAAAGAGCGAGGTTATGATCAGTCGCTTTGGTTGAGCCCCTCTAATCGGCAGAGTATCGATGAGCTGTCAGGGATGAATTTTTTTGCGGTCATTGATGGCGCTATATATACCCCAGCGTTGAACGGCTCAATTCTCGAAGGCATCACCCGATATTCTCTGATCCAGCTTGCGGAGGGATTGGGGTACAAGGTTGTTGAGCGGGCGATCCCCATTGATGAACTGTTAGAACAGGTAGCTTCTGGAGACTGTAGCGAAGCTTTTGCTTGTGGTACTGCTGCAATAATCAGTCCTATCAGCGTAATCGGTGATGGCGATAAGGAGTACGAACTAGCCGATGCCCCAGGTCCTGTTGCAGAGCGTTTGCGACAAGCACTGCTGGATATTCAGGAGGGGCGTTCTGAGGATGCTTACGGGTGGATGCACTCTGTTGAGCCTGTAGTTTAA
- a CDS encoding tetratricopeptide repeat protein, which translates to MTQIDTSNSFAIGLMFTATALLCNGALADDGAPVAVQTNAPPKAFIEAASKPLKKTPRQLRPSEAVENYRERIEELEAQYGAYGAGIDEQLLGLATALQKAGDHEQAVTEFRRAMLISRVNEGLYSLSQIPMIKRLIESQIALNQWEEANDNQQYLYWLYQKNYGEKDPRMLPVINNLSRWHLQAYVEEKGDTLFEHLISATNLYSLAVDIITKNFGSTDLRLIDALRGLKATNYYLATYKGEPNSPVFVNASFGGSGPDSHQRTKLDHYRMKSFNTGKKAITRIVDVYQRNPKSPRQPQPKPKLNSATGT; encoded by the coding sequence GTGACACAGATAGATACCAGCAATTCCTTTGCTATCGGCTTGATGTTTACAGCCACAGCACTGCTGTGTAATGGCGCCCTGGCCGACGATGGCGCACCTGTGGCAGTCCAAACTAATGCACCTCCAAAAGCCTTTATTGAAGCCGCCTCGAAACCACTCAAGAAAACACCTCGACAGCTAAGGCCCTCCGAGGCTGTAGAAAATTACCGTGAACGTATAGAGGAGCTCGAAGCCCAATATGGTGCTTATGGCGCCGGTATTGATGAACAGCTTTTGGGGCTGGCCACCGCATTACAGAAAGCTGGCGATCATGAGCAGGCTGTCACTGAATTTCGTCGTGCAATGCTGATTAGCAGAGTCAATGAGGGGCTCTATTCACTAAGCCAAATCCCTATGATCAAGCGCTTGATCGAGAGTCAAATAGCGCTCAATCAGTGGGAAGAAGCTAACGACAACCAGCAGTACCTCTACTGGCTCTACCAGAAAAATTACGGCGAAAAAGACCCCCGTATGCTGCCAGTAATCAACAACTTGAGTCGTTGGCATTTACAGGCTTATGTGGAGGAAAAAGGGGACACGCTATTTGAGCATCTAATTAGTGCAACCAATCTTTACAGTTTGGCGGTAGATATTATTACAAAAAACTTTGGCTCCACCGACCTTCGCCTTATTGATGCCCTGCGCGGATTAAAAGCAACTAACTATTATCTGGCCACCTATAAGGGTGAACCCAACTCTCCAGTTTTTGTTAACGCCAGCTTTGGTGGTAGTGGCCCCGACTCACATCAGCGAACCAAATTAGATCACTACCGGATGAAGAGTTTTAACACCGGGAAAAAAGCCATTACCCGTATCGTTGATGTCTACCAAAGAAACCCCAAGTCCCCCCGGCAGCCTCAGCCAAAGCCAAAGTTGAACTCGGCGACTGGTACATGA
- a CDS encoding VWA domain-containing protein, protein MIGAQKKRRQEEFSISFLDVICCGFGAIVLLLMIAKTAEPIVLEEAEVDLEGQVLELQQQLAEIRGETTVINRDLNSKREQIDIERKRIANLRGELEALQAEFASKTEGQSEDGKLKGELTIALQSITDEMRRLLGENYQRKNNVIGGIPVDSEYILFIIDTSGSMFNYGWDRMMAEMVNTLDLYPNVKGIQVMNDMGDYMFFNYRNKWIPDTPGRRQAILKRLKSWNPFSNSSPVEGIQKAVRSFYDPSKKISIYVLGDEFTGKSIRRVMLAVERVNAKHGEGKRNIRIHAVGFPVQFSRPPHLQTTGLRFAALMRELTYRNGGTFVGLNDFR, encoded by the coding sequence ATGATAGGAGCACAGAAAAAGCGTCGCCAGGAGGAGTTCAGCATTTCCTTCCTGGATGTTATCTGCTGCGGATTTGGCGCAATTGTTTTGCTGCTGATGATCGCCAAGACTGCAGAACCGATTGTATTAGAGGAAGCTGAAGTAGACCTCGAAGGGCAGGTATTGGAACTACAGCAACAGCTGGCAGAAATCCGTGGTGAGACCACAGTTATCAACCGGGATCTAAATTCAAAGCGAGAACAAATCGATATCGAGCGCAAGAGAATTGCCAACCTGCGCGGTGAGTTGGAAGCGCTCCAAGCGGAATTTGCCAGTAAAACCGAGGGGCAAAGTGAGGATGGCAAACTCAAAGGTGAGCTGACCATTGCACTACAATCCATCACTGATGAAATGCGTCGCCTACTGGGCGAGAACTACCAGCGTAAAAACAATGTTATTGGCGGAATCCCTGTCGACAGCGAATACATACTCTTCATTATCGACACCTCCGGCAGTATGTTTAATTACGGCTGGGACCGAATGATGGCGGAGATGGTCAATACTCTAGACCTTTATCCCAATGTTAAAGGTATCCAGGTCATGAATGATATGGGGGACTATATGTTCTTCAATTATCGAAACAAGTGGATACCAGATACCCCTGGGCGCCGCCAAGCGATACTAAAGCGGTTGAAGTCCTGGAATCCTTTTAGTAACTCCAGCCCTGTTGAAGGTATCCAGAAAGCTGTCCGCAGCTTTTATGATCCCAGTAAGAAAATCAGTATTTATGTGCTTGGCGATGAATTCACCGGAAAATCAATCCGCAGGGTTATGTTAGCTGTCGAACGGGTAAATGCTAAGCACGGTGAGGGAAAACGAAATATCAGAATCCATGCAGTAGGATTCCCTGTACAGTTCTCTCGCCCTCCACACCTACAAACCACAGGACTGCGCTTTGCGGCCCTTATGCGCGAACTCACCTATCGAAATGGCGGCACTTTCGTGGGGTTGAATGACTTTCGCTAG
- a CDS encoding VWA domain-containing protein: MGRKKRRFSTFSLSFLDIMSCGFGAVALIFLIIKHGSDHQVEVETEDLTAEVNLLEEEVEFGQEHLVQARNTLDVVSDELVEAQGLARRILEKIEETKGNIAEIDSIDEEEDIKRLQDKLKKLEQAKKNLEEENKKLGNNVRKFVGDGDRQYLTGLRLGGNRILILLDSSASMLGDELIKIIRARNMSSPVKRKTEKWRRAVSTVSWLTAQFPRDSQYQIYTFNTSFRAAIAGTEDRWLNVDDRDQLDQAIKGLDEVVPENGTSLERVFNAINAMTPLPDNIILITDGLPTQGMSAPRKPTISGRDRRSLFKRAVKVLPKNIPINVILAPMEGDPFAASEFWKLAMQSKGSFLAPSRDWP; encoded by the coding sequence ATGGGGCGTAAAAAGCGTCGTTTTTCCACATTTAGCCTGTCCTTCCTCGATATCATGTCCTGTGGTTTTGGGGCAGTAGCGTTAATTTTTCTTATTATCAAACACGGCTCCGATCACCAAGTTGAAGTAGAGACTGAAGATCTCACTGCCGAGGTGAACCTTCTGGAAGAGGAGGTGGAATTTGGACAGGAACACTTAGTTCAAGCCAGAAATACTCTGGATGTCGTTAGTGATGAACTGGTTGAGGCTCAAGGGCTTGCCAGGCGCATTTTGGAGAAAATAGAGGAAACCAAAGGCAATATCGCTGAAATCGACAGTATCGATGAAGAAGAGGATATCAAGAGGCTACAAGATAAACTCAAAAAACTGGAGCAGGCGAAAAAGAACCTTGAGGAAGAAAATAAAAAGCTGGGAAATAACGTTCGTAAATTTGTCGGTGATGGGGACCGTCAATACCTCACCGGCCTGCGCCTAGGCGGTAATCGCATCCTGATACTATTGGATTCATCTGCGTCCATGCTCGGCGACGAGCTTATTAAAATAATACGCGCCCGTAACATGTCTTCACCGGTCAAACGCAAAACTGAAAAATGGCGCAGGGCCGTCAGCACAGTCTCCTGGCTAACTGCTCAGTTTCCCAGGGATAGCCAATACCAGATCTATACTTTTAATACCTCTTTTCGTGCCGCAATAGCCGGTACAGAAGATCGCTGGCTCAATGTAGATGACCGCGACCAGTTGGACCAGGCTATCAAAGGGCTAGATGAAGTAGTGCCAGAAAATGGTACCAGTCTAGAGAGAGTATTTAACGCTATTAACGCTATGACGCCACTGCCCGACAACATTATTCTCATTACCGATGGGTTACCGACCCAAGGGATGAGTGCGCCCAGAAAACCCACTATTTCTGGTAGAGACAGGCGCAGTCTATTCAAGCGCGCGGTCAAAGTGCTCCCCAAGAATATCCCCATCAATGTCATTCTTGCCCCTATGGAGGGGGACCCATTTGCGGCTAGTGAATTTTGGAAGCTGGCGATGCAAAGCAAAGGCTCTTTCCTTGCACCTTCGAGGGACTGGCCATGA
- a CDS encoding MotA/TolQ/ExbB proton channel family protein, with translation MKFKSSDFVFQVFALLGSIILVHAIYVAIIRPNADTLIEEQLAREAAGETYVQQRSIYIVMRDYEQEACFVLMLWAMAIMGLKAQRSIRERKLLDKALLNISEGTPILPEDTRDLSRPIQALPEEERRYLVPRALLTALQRFGSTKNVAAVSNSVKEVCETEGDRLDSELAMVRYITWAIPSIGFIGTVRGIGEALSQAHRAVEGDIAGVTVSLGVAFNSTFIALVISIVIMFFTHQLQLMQERLVLDTQSYCDNRLLRFLKIS, from the coding sequence ATGAAATTTAAATCATCAGATTTTGTCTTCCAGGTCTTTGCTCTTCTGGGGTCTATTATTTTGGTCCATGCGATTTATGTCGCCATTATTCGCCCTAATGCAGATACGCTAATTGAGGAGCAACTGGCGAGGGAGGCCGCTGGGGAAACCTACGTTCAACAACGCTCTATCTACATTGTGATGCGCGACTATGAGCAAGAGGCCTGCTTTGTTCTGATGTTGTGGGCAATGGCCATTATGGGACTAAAGGCACAGAGAAGCATTCGCGAGCGAAAATTACTGGACAAAGCTCTACTTAATATCAGCGAGGGAACTCCTATTCTTCCCGAGGATACCCGTGATTTATCCCGCCCGATACAAGCCCTTCCTGAAGAGGAACGACGATATTTAGTTCCCAGGGCACTACTCACCGCCCTGCAGCGATTCGGTTCTACCAAGAATGTCGCCGCCGTTTCCAACTCTGTAAAAGAGGTTTGCGAAACTGAGGGAGACAGACTCGATTCTGAACTGGCAATGGTTCGCTATATTACCTGGGCTATTCCATCTATCGGCTTTATTGGCACGGTACGAGGTATCGGCGAAGCATTATCACAGGCGCATAGAGCCGTAGAGGGGGATATAGCTGGCGTGACGGTAAGTCTGGGGGTCGCGTTTAACTCTACCTTTATCGCCCTGGTAATTAGTATCGTCATTATGTTTTTCACTCACCAGCTACAACTCATGCAGGAGCGCCTGGTGTTGGATACACAAAGTTACTGTGACAACCGCTTACTGCGTTTCCTGAAAATCAGCTAG
- a CDS encoding PEGA domain-containing protein — MTVKEAVPVQDEKPPVQEQSLIEPVGFTPVQIKSTRARLFLSKRALIVAGCLLLATFALSYLIMARSLIFDTNPVDARIKVSGFAIPLGDGHLVLPGNYQFTISADGYLPQSGEVEVKRDGHSRHSVSLEKLPGHLQVKTTPPVPVKILINGREVPNKNGLVEAINAGPMRVTVLSDRYLPFTREINVEGLDNTHTLETALRPAWANITVSSNPPGATVTVEGKVLGRTPLTTELVQGDRTVSISLPEHKTVDIPVAVTAGVDQTLATVSLGPADGLLRVVTTPEGAGVTVNGEFRGHTPLELELASGHRHRLRFFKDGYASIEHTVDLGAGTQRDLNINLNAVYGRVHVSSVPPDAEVYIDGQYAGNSGQTFNLPARSHNIVVRKQGYQEFDTRVIPSTKLEQTVRAVLLTSEQARWRETPQLCVTQLAAP, encoded by the coding sequence ATGACAGTGAAGGAAGCAGTACCTGTCCAGGATGAGAAGCCGCCAGTTCAGGAACAAAGCCTGATTGAGCCAGTTGGATTCACCCCTGTACAAATAAAATCTACCCGCGCGCGACTCTTTCTTTCTAAGCGAGCATTGATTGTCGCAGGTTGCCTTTTACTCGCTACTTTTGCACTCAGCTATCTGATTATGGCGCGGTCATTAATCTTTGATACCAACCCGGTTGATGCCCGCATCAAAGTCAGTGGGTTCGCCATCCCTCTGGGCGATGGACATTTGGTTTTACCTGGTAATTATCAATTCACGATCAGTGCTGACGGCTATTTGCCCCAGAGTGGCGAAGTCGAAGTAAAACGTGACGGGCACAGTCGCCACTCCGTTTCCCTGGAAAAACTTCCAGGCCACCTACAGGTTAAAACAACGCCCCCTGTACCAGTAAAAATCCTTATTAATGGACGGGAAGTACCCAATAAAAATGGTCTTGTGGAGGCAATCAACGCAGGTCCTATGCGTGTGACTGTCCTATCAGACCGGTACTTGCCGTTCACCCGTGAAATCAATGTTGAGGGGCTAGACAATACCCACACACTGGAGACCGCGCTTCGACCGGCCTGGGCCAATATCACCGTCAGCAGCAACCCTCCCGGGGCCACGGTCACGGTTGAAGGAAAAGTTCTCGGCAGAACACCACTGACCACTGAATTAGTTCAGGGCGACAGAACCGTATCCATTTCACTGCCGGAACATAAAACTGTCGATATTCCTGTCGCTGTTACAGCCGGTGTCGATCAAACGCTTGCAACCGTCAGCCTGGGACCCGCTGATGGACTTTTACGCGTTGTTACCACCCCAGAGGGAGCGGGAGTGACAGTCAACGGAGAGTTTCGCGGTCATACCCCACTGGAACTGGAATTGGCCTCCGGCCACAGACATAGACTTCGCTTCTTCAAGGATGGCTACGCCTCTATTGAGCACACAGTTGACCTCGGTGCTGGAACACAGCGGGACCTGAATATAAACCTAAATGCTGTGTACGGCAGGGTTCACGTCAGTAGCGTCCCTCCAGATGCGGAAGTTTACATTGATGGTCAATACGCCGGGAACAGTGGACAAACTTTTAACCTACCAGCTCGCAGCCATAACATTGTCGTACGCAAACAGGGCTACCAGGAATTTGACACTCGTGTCATTCCCAGCACCAAACTGGAGCAAACTGTCAGGGCGGTACTGCTTACATCCGAACAAGCGCGCTGGAGAGAAACCCCTCAACTTTGCGTCACGCAGCTGGCGGCACCATGA